A segment of the Desulfofundulus kuznetsovii DSM 6115 genome:
AAGCTCCACCCTGCCTTCCGACGTTTCCAGCCGCCGGGCCAGGAATTCCGCCCGCAGTTCGCCCGGGGAAAACAGCTCCAGCTGAATGGCCTCCACCCGGCAACCCGCCGGCAACCAGCCGCTCCGCTTTAGATTGGTGGCGATGACCGCCGGGAAGAAATCTTTCAATCCTTTAAAGCCCACCACAACGGCCTTTTTGAGGTCGGCCGGGTTACGGGGCACCTGGCCGGCCGGGGCCAGGTATGTCGGCCGGACCGTACCCAGGGCCGTGGGCAGGAGCTGGTTTGCCTGGTCTTTGGCCAGGTAATGGCAGTTCATCTGCCGGCACAGATCCTGGAAAAAGGCCAGGCTTTCTTCCAGCATATCAGCGGCTGCGGCGTAAGGGTGATCGGGATTATACCTGATCATCTCCCGGATCTCAGCCACGGGGTTGACTGCCATGGCTTTGTTGGGACCGGCGTATCCCCACACATCCACGCAACCGGTAGATAAAGACAGGGTGCCGCTGCCTGCGGCCAACAGGAGCACTGATTTGCCGCGGCTGGCGGCCCGGGCCGCCGCCATCAGGCCGGCCATGCCCCCGCCGATCACCACCACATCATACTGGCATCCCGCACTCATGACCGGCACATCCTTTCAAGGTTAAATATGGTGCCGTAAATGGCCTGGGCAAGCTGGGTTTCCCGCAATTGCTGCCCCCACAACACCGGGCGGATGCCCTCCCACCGGCTCTGCAGGAATTCGCGCAGGTAGTGAAGGTTGTTTTCCAGCACGCAAGTGTTATGCTCCGCAGCCACCCCCAGGGTACGGAAGGCGCAAAAGGCGCCCTGGCAGGTGCCCATGCCCATCCTGGTCTTCCGACGGATGTCGCACAAGGTAAAGGTGTCGGCACAGCCGGCCGCGTGTTCTATTTCCGCCCGGCTGACAAGCTCGCACTCACAGATGAGCTCCGCCTTGCTGGGGTCGGCCCCGGCCTTTTGCAAAATGTCTTTAAATTCGCTACCCCAGCGCTCTGCGGCCTTGACCGCTGCGGGAAACCCGAACAACCGCCTGCCCCGGTTTAAGTCCGCCGGAGGGATGGGTTCCGTTAAAGGTTCCTGCGCCGTGCGGCACGGGCTGTTGATGCATAGCAGGGAGCAAACCAGGTCGGCCGTTTTTTCTGCCATCAACCGGTAAGTGGTCAGCTTGCCGCCCACAATGCTGACCATGCCGTTTAAACCGTCCTCCCGGTGGTCTAGCAGGACAAAATTCCGCGATACCTCCCGGCCCGCCTGGGCGGTCCCGCTGCGGTAAAGTGGGCGGACGCCGGCAAAGGCCCGGATCAGGCGGTACCGGCGCAAACCGGGAAATACCTCCTCACCTGTGGCCAGGAGCTGCTGCACCTCCTCCGCCGCCGGCCTGGCGAACGCGGGCCCGGCCACCTCCTGGGAAGTGGTGCCCAAAATGGTTACCGTGTTGTGAGGCACGAATATGTCGCCGTCCCCCGGCGGGCGGAGCCTGTTAATTACCTGGTTGACGAAACGGTGGTTAAAAACGGCGAGGGTACCTTTATCATGCAAGACGCTTACTTTGAGTCCCGCCAGTTCCGCCACCTTTCCGGCCCAGGGCCCGGCGGCGTTAACCAGCACCTGGCATTCCAGGTGGGATTTTTCACCGGTTAGAGTATTGGTCAGTTCCACGCCCGTCACCCGACCGTCGGCAATGTGCACCCCGGTCACCCGGTGGTAAGTGAACACGCGCGCCCCGTGGCGCCGTGCCGAGCGCACGTTGGCCCGGAGCAGGCGAAAGCCGTCTACGGCACCATCGGGAACCCTGAAGGCCCGCCTGACCCGCGGGGAAAGGCCAGGATACCGGGCGCGCAAGTCCTGTACATCCACTTCCTGAACATCGATGCCGGCCGCCCGGCAGGCGGATACCCACCGGCCCACATAATCCGGATCTTCACCGTCCAGGTGCACAAACAGGCCGCCGGTGTCCTCCACGCAGGCGGGCGCAATCTGCTTCAGAATTTCATTTTCCCGGATGCATTCCACGGCGGCGTCCATGTCCTTGACCGCGTAGCGTGCCCCGCTGTGCAAAAGGCCGTGGAAACGGGAGCTGGTACCGTGACCCAGGTCGAACTGTTCCACAAGC
Coding sequences within it:
- the glpA gene encoding anaerobic glycerol-3-phosphate dehydrogenase subunit GlpA, giving the protein MIKRERAQVAVVGGGATGVGVLRDLAMRGVDVVLVEQFDLGHGTSSRFHGLLHSGARYAVKDMDAAVECIRENEILKQIAPACVEDTGGLFVHLDGEDPDYVGRWVSACRAAGIDVQEVDVQDLRARYPGLSPRVRRAFRVPDGAVDGFRLLRANVRSARRHGARVFTYHRVTGVHIADGRVTGVELTNTLTGEKSHLECQVLVNAAGPWAGKVAELAGLKVSVLHDKGTLAVFNHRFVNQVINRLRPPGDGDIFVPHNTVTILGTTSQEVAGPAFARPAAEEVQQLLATGEEVFPGLRRYRLIRAFAGVRPLYRSGTAQAGREVSRNFVLLDHREDGLNGMVSIVGGKLTTYRLMAEKTADLVCSLLCINSPCRTAQEPLTEPIPPADLNRGRRLFGFPAAVKAAERWGSEFKDILQKAGADPSKAELICECELVSRAEIEHAAGCADTFTLCDIRRKTRMGMGTCQGAFCAFRTLGVAAEHNTCVLENNLHYLREFLQSRWEGIRPVLWGQQLRETQLAQAIYGTIFNLERMCRS